The window CGAAATGCGGGAACTGGACCGGGTGGAGCAGGTGCTGGGCGACCTGCAGCGTGCCCGGCCGGGAAGCCAGGAAGTCGGTTTGCTGGTGGCGCTGTACCAGAAGGCCCTGAAGAATGCGCGGGAGGCAAAAGGCAACTAGCGGCCGCGGATTCTCGGGTTTGTTTCCTTATTGCGGGAGGTGATAAAAGTCATGGGATTCATCAATAGGTTGGCGTTTGCGGCCGGTCTGGCGGCCGCCAGCGGGATGGCGAATGCGCAGGCATCGGACTGTTCTTCGGCTTTTTATGATTACTCCATGTGCGGCAGTGATTCCGCCTGCGCGGCAGCCGTCATCGCGAACCATCCAGCCTGTTTTGGCGGCAATTCCACCACTTCCCAGATACAGATCAACGGCACCGCATTCCAGTTGATTTCATCGGTTTCGAATGCCTTGGCTTCCCGCTTCTTTACGCCTACGGGGGCCGGCCCGAGAGCCGATGCCGGGATGAAGGGCATGGCAGCCGGCGGCGCGGGCAAGTCATGGAATGCGTGGGGCAGCGTGGCGGGCAACGACACGCGTCAGCGCTACGCCAATACCGCTGGACAAGCCATCCGAAACGATTCCGATGTCTTGGCGACGACCGTCGGCGTCGACTATGCCCTTTCTTCGACGATGGTTTTTGGCGTATCCGCCGCTTTTGACCGCGGTGACGGTTCCAGCGAAAACATCACCGGCGGCGGCGGCTCCATTGCCATGGCGAGCGAGGGCTATTCGATTGCGCCCTATCTGGGCATGCAGCTCGGCAAGGACTTGGCGCTCGACGCCAGCATCGGATTTGGCAGTGGAGAGCTTACTTCCGGCGGCACG is drawn from Candidatus Nitricoxidivorans perseverans and contains these coding sequences:
- a CDS encoding autotransporter outer membrane beta-barrel domain-containing protein, which gives rise to MGFINRLAFAAGLAAASGMANAQASDCSSAFYDYSMCGSDSACAAAVIANHPACFGGNSTTSQIQINGTAFQLISSVSNALASRFFTPTGAGPRADAGMKGMAAGGAGKSWNAWGSVAGNDTRQRYANTAGQAIRNDSDVLATTVGVDYALSSTMVFGVSAAFDRGDGSSENITGGGGSIAMASEGYSIAPYLGMQLGKDLALDASIGFGSGELTSGGTTTSEADRLFYAANLSYNQWMGNIQILGKLGYLHGEEAYGNSKTGATTNAGTAATNKIDQLRLGVQAGYWMNGAMPYAGLSYSSDVRRSSTQFGATDPIGKDAFVWTLGVNFFSLSSGVTGGIAYNQEENRSNQKNNSLMANINLRF